The Primulina huaijiensis isolate GDHJ02 chromosome 12, ASM1229523v2, whole genome shotgun sequence genome has a window encoding:
- the LOC140989332 gene encoding uncharacterized protein isoform X1, giving the protein MAGHARYELTSASPDSSFSGNYQNGQRSYSGPTLDRPSSFRENAESRMFGFGKATPRGSATSSDMPTLSQCLMLDPVVIGDKKNAHSVELRRVLGFSVGSSSEDNSFGAAYPKNLSPLAVEELKRLRTNVADSFVKASGRAKRLDEHLNKLYKYFDAMTSKKQQRVELMTNERSSGSNLKIGSQMHRNSSDLGNQKLDDRSNNVVLNKRMRSSVTETRVESRNNGVPRSSLVAKERELVKYNNANPDMAEEKIRRLPASGEGWDKRMKRKRSVGAVFSRSIDSDGEVKRPMRHKLTSDSSLQVSDSNIGFRSGASSGGKKVDSTSPAVSNARATIKNDQEKSALSKDFSIGQNKERAFGKGNLKLNNREDNNTNCPSPIVKGKAARAPRSGSTISTNSASNIPRVLGTLESWEQPQGLSKAPSVSGVNNRKRALPAGSSSPPITQWGGQRPNKNSRTRRTNLMPVNHDEVQIPFEACSPSSFGPRLSTAATNLSKSTSNVNQNFKAKPESVLSPSRLSDSEESGAVENRDKERGIGNGGMEEKAANAGMNVTPSVIPVEKNKNIVKKEIGDGVRRQERSGRVSAFSRESISPLREKVDNVMPVKPPRNVRSVSDKNGSKSGRRLKKLADRRGFPRLGHLANGGSPDCSGESEDDHEELLEAANLSYNSSLNACSSEFWKTVEPLFASMSEEEKSYLILQVKLAEESCGCLSQNCCHGNNLHVRLDCFGQDEICSSDVFSCEISRHMKKEIWSKDSLDKAEFVQQFQNSSLFQYPSEQKEYEISTPFYQRVLSALIVEVDIEECEETGFGRPRSSINDTCLFIGSESKQMDMLEFCEPILGSQTQKNGNPHTVFSCNRNRDFNSRPSARDHLCNGDLFQKDGEYLHSEIEVSVRFTRGDYIPPKFPANNCNVFPIDCAYKQMSIDEKIVLELQSIGLLESIPDLDDKEDEPINQDIVQLERGLNEKNGKKKMSLDKICKAVREAKNDGRCEPEQVAMDRLIELSYKKLLATKGSFASKHGIAKVSKQFALAFVKRSLARCRMFEDLGASCFSEPPFREIIHATPPRSNETEPLSNLGVAKDGISSDAFATLTNQSDHAFAKKGPISNRGKKKEALLDVGGDAFRATPAFGSLGGAKGKRSERDRDRDTSTRNTVTKAGRATMASSKGDRKTKSKPKQKTAQLCTSGNGFVNKLTDATNPICTLASGSGDSGNDIGNRKRDVRFKSTGNIPPSSAKETKESADATNLSLNDINGMEDLGIDSEVGVPQDFNSWFSLDEEVGQEHDFIGLPTPMDELADIF; this is encoded by the exons ATGGCTGGACATGCTAGATATGAATTGACATCAGCAAGCCCTGACTCCAGTTTTTCAGGGAACTATCAAAATGGTCAGAGAAGTTACTCGGGTCCCACTCTGGATAGGCCTTCAAGCTTCAGGGAAAACGCAGAGAGTAGGATGTTTGGTTTTGGGAAGGCAACTCCTAGAGGGAGTGCTACATCTTCAGACATGCCTACACTATCTCAATGCCTGATGTTGGATCCAGTTGTCATTGGAGATAAAAAAAATGCACATTCTGTTGAGTTAAGGAGGGTTCTTGGTTTTTCTGTCGGGAGCAGTTCCGAAGACAATTCTTTTGGTGCTGCTTATCCAAAGAATTTATCTCCATTGGCTGTGGAGGAATTAAAACGACTGAGAACAAATGTTGCAGATTCTTTTGTTAAAGCCAG TGGTAGAGCAAAGAGGTTGGATGAGCATCTGaataaattatacaaatattttGATGCTATGACCTCTAAGAAGCAGCAGCGTGTTGAACTGATGACCAATGAACGATCAAGTGGTTCAAATTTGAAGATTGGATCCCAGATGCATCGAAATTCATCAGATCTTGGAAATCAGAAATTAGATGATCGATCTAATAATGTTGTTCTTAACAAGCGCATGCGGTCATCAGTTACGGAAACCCGG GTTGAATCCCGAAATAATGGAGTACCACGATCATCTTTGGTGGCAAAAGAAAGAGAGCTTGTTAAATATAATAATGCAAATCCTGATATGGCTGAAGAAAAGATAAGGAGATTGCCTGCTAGTGGAGAAGGCTGGGACAAAAGAATGAAAAGGAAACGTTCAGTTGGTGCTGTATTCTCTAGATCTATTGACAGTGACGGGGAAGTTAAACGACCTATGCGTCATAAGCTTACAAGTGACTCTAGTCTGCAGGTCTCTGATTCTAATATTGGTTTCAG ATCTGGGGCGTCTAGTGGCGGTAAGAAAGTGGATTCTACATCTCCTGCTGTCTCTAATGCTCGGGCAACAATTAAAAATGATCAAGAAAAATCTGCACTCTCAAAGGATTTTTCCATTGGACAAAATAAGGAGCGAGCCTTTGGGAAAGGAAATTTAAA GTTGAACAATCGTGAGGACAACAACACTAATTGTCCTAGTCCAATAGTTAAAGGAAAGGCTGCTAGGGCGCCGCGAAGTGGCTCCACTATTTCAACTAACTCTGCTTCTAACATACCTCGTGTGCTTGGAACTTTGGAGAGTTGGGAACAACCCCAGGGTCTAAGCAAGGCCCCTTCAGTTTCTGGGGTTAACAATCGCAAGCGTGCTTTGCCTGCAGGATCGTCTTCTCCACCTATTACTCAATGGGGTGGTCAGAGACCAAATAAGAATTCTCGAACGAGGAGGACTAACCTTATGCCTGTGAACCACGATGAAGTGCAGATACCGTTTGAAGCATGTTCTCCTTCAAGTTTTGGTCCTCGTTTAAGCACTGCAGCGACCAATCTCTCCAAGAGTACATCGAATGTAAACCAAAATTTTAAAGCTAAACCTGAAAGTGTTCTGTCTCCTTCCAGATTGTCTGACAGTGAAGAATCTGGTGCTGTTGAAAACAGAGATAAAGAGAGAGGTATTGGGAATGGAGGCATGGAGGAAAAGGCTGCAAATGCTGGTATGAATGTGACACCTTCTGTAATTCCTGtggaaaagaataaaaacattGTCAAAAAAGAAATTGGTGATGGTGTGCGGAGGCAAGAGCGTAGTGGAAGGGTCTCAGCTTTTTCTAGGGAAAGCATTTCACCGCTGAGAGAGAAGGTGGATAATGTGATGCCAGTCAAGCCTCCGCGTAATGTGAGGTCTGTTTCTGACAAGAATGGAAG CAAGTCAGGTCGTCGTTTGAAGAAGCTTGCAGATCGCAGAGGTTTCCCTCGTCTTGGCCATTTAGCAAATGGGGGCTCGCCTGATTGTAGTG GGGAATCTGAGGACGACCATGAGGAGCTTTTAGAAGCTGCAAATTTGTCTTACAATTCTAGCT TGAATGCGTGTTCGAGTGAGTTCTGGAAGACCGTTGAGCCCTTGTTTGCTTCAATGAGTGAAGAGGAAAAATCCTACTTAATACTGCAG GTGAAACTGGCTGAAGAGTCATGTGGATGTCTGTCTCAAAACTGTTGTCATGGCAATAATCTTCATGTGAGATTG GATTGCTTTGGCCAAGATGAGATTTGTTCATCTGATGTCTTCTCTTGCGAAATAAGTAGACACATGAAGAAAGAAATTTGGTCGAAGGACTCATTGGATAAGGCAGAATTTGTACAACAATTTCAGAATTCTTCTTTATTTCAGTATCCAAGTGAgcagaaagaatatgagatttCTACTCCATTTTATCAGAGGGTTCTATCTGCTTTAATTGTGGAAGTTGACATTGAAGAATGTGAAGAAACTGGATTTGGAAGACCTAGGAGTTCAATTAATGATACATGTCTCTTCATTGGCAGCGAAAGTAAACAAATGGATATGCTCGAATTCTGTGAGCCAATACTTGGTTCTCAAACTCAGAAAAATGGGAATCCACATACTGTTTTTTCCTGTAACAGAAATAGAGATTTCAATAGTCGCCCTAGTGCTAGAGATCATCTCTGTAATGGCGATCTGTTTCAAAAGGATGGTGAATATTTGCATTCAGAGATTGAAGTGTCGGTCAGATTCACAAGAGGCGATTATATTCCACCAAAATTTCCTGCAAATAATTGTAATGTTTTTCCCATTGATTGTGCATACAAGCAGATGTCCATTGATGAAAAGATTGTACTAGAATTGCAGAGCATCGGACTTCTGGAATCCATC CCTGATTTAGATGATAAAGAAGACGAGCCAATTAACCAGGATATTGTTCAGTTAGAGAGGGGACTTAATGAAAAG AACGGAAAGAAGAAGATGTCCTTGGATAAAATATGCAAGGCTGTTCGAGAAGCCAAGAATGACGGAAGATG TGAACCTGAGCAGGTTGCGATGGACAGACTTATTGAGTTGTCATACAAGAAACTTTTG GCTACCAAAGGAAGCTTTGCTTCTAAACATGGGATTGCTAAAGTGTCGAAACAATTTGCTTTGGCTTTTGTCAAGAGGTCCCTCGCAAGATGTCGGATGTTTGAAGATTTAGGCGCTAGCTGTTTTTCTGAGCCTCCGTTTCGAGAAATTATTCACGCTACTCCACCTCGGTCCAATGAAACAGAGCCCCTTTCTAACCTGGGAGTTGCAAAGG ATGGTATTTCATCGGATGCTTTTGCAACTTTGACTAATCAATCTGATCATGCATTTGCTAAAAAAGGGCCCATATCGAACAGAGGGAAGAAAAAAGAAGCATTGCTTGATGTTGGGGGGGATGCCTTTAGAGCCACGCCTGCTTTTGGCAGTTTGGGTGGTGCGAAGGGCAAGAGAAGTGAAAGGGACAGAGATAGAGACACTTCAACCAGAAACACCGTCACCAAAGCTGGGCGGGCAACTATGGCCAGCTCTAAAGGTGACCGGAAAACAAAATCGAAGCCCAAGCAGAAAACTGCTCAACTTTGTACATCAGGTAATGGGTTTGTTAATAAACTCACAGACGCCACAAATCCGATCTGTACCTTGGCCAGCGGTTCTGGTGACTCAGGCAACGATATTGGCAACAGGAAACGAGACGTTAGATTTAAATCGACAGGTAATATCCCCCCAAGTTCAgcaaaagaaacaaaagaatcaGCGGACGCCACAAACTTGTCATTAAATGATATCAACGGTATGGAGGATCTAGGCATTGATTCTGAGGTTGGTGTGCCACAGGATTTCAATTCTTGGttcagtttggatgaggaagtGGGCCaagaacatgattttattggCCTACCGACTCCTATGGATGAGCTTGcagatatattttga
- the LOC140989332 gene encoding uncharacterized protein isoform X2: MAGHARYELTSASPDSSFSGNYQNGQRSYSGPTLDRPSSFRENAESRMFGFGKATPRGSATSSDMPTLSQCLMLDPVVIGDKKNAHSVELRRVLGFSVGSSSEDNSFGAAYPKNLSPLAVEELKRLRTNVADSFVKASGRAKRLDEHLNKLYKYFDAMTSKKQQRVELMTNERSSGSNLKIGSQMHRNSSDLGNQKLDDRSNNVVLNKRMRSSVTETRVESRNNGVPRSSLVAKERELVKYNNANPDMAEEKIRRLPASGEGWDKRMKRKRSVGAVFSRSIDSDGEVKRPMRHKLTSDSSLQVSDSNIGFRSGASSGGKKVDSTSPAVSNARATIKNDQEKSALSKDFSIGQNKERAFGKGNLKLNNREDNNTNCPSPIVKGKAARAPRSGSTISTNSASNIPRVLGTLESWEQPQGLSKAPSVSGVNNRKRALPAGSSSPPITQWGGQRPNKNSRTRRTNLMPVNHDEVQIPFEACSPSSFGPRLSTAATNLSKSTSNVNQNFKAKPESVLSPSRLSDSEESGAVENRDKERGIGNGGMEEKAANAGMNVTPSVIPVEKNKNIVKKEIGDGVRRQERSGRVSAFSRESISPLREKVDNVMPVKPPRNVRSVSDKNGSKSGRRLKKLADRRGFPRLGHLANGGSPDCSGESEDDHEELLEAANLSYNSSLNACSSEFWKTVEPLFASMSEEEKSYLILQVKLAEESCGCLSQNCCHGNNLHDCFGQDEICSSDVFSCEISRHMKKEIWSKDSLDKAEFVQQFQNSSLFQYPSEQKEYEISTPFYQRVLSALIVEVDIEECEETGFGRPRSSINDTCLFIGSESKQMDMLEFCEPILGSQTQKNGNPHTVFSCNRNRDFNSRPSARDHLCNGDLFQKDGEYLHSEIEVSVRFTRGDYIPPKFPANNCNVFPIDCAYKQMSIDEKIVLELQSIGLLESIPDLDDKEDEPINQDIVQLERGLNEKNGKKKMSLDKICKAVREAKNDGRCEPEQVAMDRLIELSYKKLLATKGSFASKHGIAKVSKQFALAFVKRSLARCRMFEDLGASCFSEPPFREIIHATPPRSNETEPLSNLGVAKDGISSDAFATLTNQSDHAFAKKGPISNRGKKKEALLDVGGDAFRATPAFGSLGGAKGKRSERDRDRDTSTRNTVTKAGRATMASSKGDRKTKSKPKQKTAQLCTSGNGFVNKLTDATNPICTLASGSGDSGNDIGNRKRDVRFKSTGNIPPSSAKETKESADATNLSLNDINGMEDLGIDSEVGVPQDFNSWFSLDEEVGQEHDFIGLPTPMDELADIF, encoded by the exons ATGGCTGGACATGCTAGATATGAATTGACATCAGCAAGCCCTGACTCCAGTTTTTCAGGGAACTATCAAAATGGTCAGAGAAGTTACTCGGGTCCCACTCTGGATAGGCCTTCAAGCTTCAGGGAAAACGCAGAGAGTAGGATGTTTGGTTTTGGGAAGGCAACTCCTAGAGGGAGTGCTACATCTTCAGACATGCCTACACTATCTCAATGCCTGATGTTGGATCCAGTTGTCATTGGAGATAAAAAAAATGCACATTCTGTTGAGTTAAGGAGGGTTCTTGGTTTTTCTGTCGGGAGCAGTTCCGAAGACAATTCTTTTGGTGCTGCTTATCCAAAGAATTTATCTCCATTGGCTGTGGAGGAATTAAAACGACTGAGAACAAATGTTGCAGATTCTTTTGTTAAAGCCAG TGGTAGAGCAAAGAGGTTGGATGAGCATCTGaataaattatacaaatattttGATGCTATGACCTCTAAGAAGCAGCAGCGTGTTGAACTGATGACCAATGAACGATCAAGTGGTTCAAATTTGAAGATTGGATCCCAGATGCATCGAAATTCATCAGATCTTGGAAATCAGAAATTAGATGATCGATCTAATAATGTTGTTCTTAACAAGCGCATGCGGTCATCAGTTACGGAAACCCGG GTTGAATCCCGAAATAATGGAGTACCACGATCATCTTTGGTGGCAAAAGAAAGAGAGCTTGTTAAATATAATAATGCAAATCCTGATATGGCTGAAGAAAAGATAAGGAGATTGCCTGCTAGTGGAGAAGGCTGGGACAAAAGAATGAAAAGGAAACGTTCAGTTGGTGCTGTATTCTCTAGATCTATTGACAGTGACGGGGAAGTTAAACGACCTATGCGTCATAAGCTTACAAGTGACTCTAGTCTGCAGGTCTCTGATTCTAATATTGGTTTCAG ATCTGGGGCGTCTAGTGGCGGTAAGAAAGTGGATTCTACATCTCCTGCTGTCTCTAATGCTCGGGCAACAATTAAAAATGATCAAGAAAAATCTGCACTCTCAAAGGATTTTTCCATTGGACAAAATAAGGAGCGAGCCTTTGGGAAAGGAAATTTAAA GTTGAACAATCGTGAGGACAACAACACTAATTGTCCTAGTCCAATAGTTAAAGGAAAGGCTGCTAGGGCGCCGCGAAGTGGCTCCACTATTTCAACTAACTCTGCTTCTAACATACCTCGTGTGCTTGGAACTTTGGAGAGTTGGGAACAACCCCAGGGTCTAAGCAAGGCCCCTTCAGTTTCTGGGGTTAACAATCGCAAGCGTGCTTTGCCTGCAGGATCGTCTTCTCCACCTATTACTCAATGGGGTGGTCAGAGACCAAATAAGAATTCTCGAACGAGGAGGACTAACCTTATGCCTGTGAACCACGATGAAGTGCAGATACCGTTTGAAGCATGTTCTCCTTCAAGTTTTGGTCCTCGTTTAAGCACTGCAGCGACCAATCTCTCCAAGAGTACATCGAATGTAAACCAAAATTTTAAAGCTAAACCTGAAAGTGTTCTGTCTCCTTCCAGATTGTCTGACAGTGAAGAATCTGGTGCTGTTGAAAACAGAGATAAAGAGAGAGGTATTGGGAATGGAGGCATGGAGGAAAAGGCTGCAAATGCTGGTATGAATGTGACACCTTCTGTAATTCCTGtggaaaagaataaaaacattGTCAAAAAAGAAATTGGTGATGGTGTGCGGAGGCAAGAGCGTAGTGGAAGGGTCTCAGCTTTTTCTAGGGAAAGCATTTCACCGCTGAGAGAGAAGGTGGATAATGTGATGCCAGTCAAGCCTCCGCGTAATGTGAGGTCTGTTTCTGACAAGAATGGAAG CAAGTCAGGTCGTCGTTTGAAGAAGCTTGCAGATCGCAGAGGTTTCCCTCGTCTTGGCCATTTAGCAAATGGGGGCTCGCCTGATTGTAGTG GGGAATCTGAGGACGACCATGAGGAGCTTTTAGAAGCTGCAAATTTGTCTTACAATTCTAGCT TGAATGCGTGTTCGAGTGAGTTCTGGAAGACCGTTGAGCCCTTGTTTGCTTCAATGAGTGAAGAGGAAAAATCCTACTTAATACTGCAG GTGAAACTGGCTGAAGAGTCATGTGGATGTCTGTCTCAAAACTGTTGTCATGGCAATAATCTTCAT GATTGCTTTGGCCAAGATGAGATTTGTTCATCTGATGTCTTCTCTTGCGAAATAAGTAGACACATGAAGAAAGAAATTTGGTCGAAGGACTCATTGGATAAGGCAGAATTTGTACAACAATTTCAGAATTCTTCTTTATTTCAGTATCCAAGTGAgcagaaagaatatgagatttCTACTCCATTTTATCAGAGGGTTCTATCTGCTTTAATTGTGGAAGTTGACATTGAAGAATGTGAAGAAACTGGATTTGGAAGACCTAGGAGTTCAATTAATGATACATGTCTCTTCATTGGCAGCGAAAGTAAACAAATGGATATGCTCGAATTCTGTGAGCCAATACTTGGTTCTCAAACTCAGAAAAATGGGAATCCACATACTGTTTTTTCCTGTAACAGAAATAGAGATTTCAATAGTCGCCCTAGTGCTAGAGATCATCTCTGTAATGGCGATCTGTTTCAAAAGGATGGTGAATATTTGCATTCAGAGATTGAAGTGTCGGTCAGATTCACAAGAGGCGATTATATTCCACCAAAATTTCCTGCAAATAATTGTAATGTTTTTCCCATTGATTGTGCATACAAGCAGATGTCCATTGATGAAAAGATTGTACTAGAATTGCAGAGCATCGGACTTCTGGAATCCATC CCTGATTTAGATGATAAAGAAGACGAGCCAATTAACCAGGATATTGTTCAGTTAGAGAGGGGACTTAATGAAAAG AACGGAAAGAAGAAGATGTCCTTGGATAAAATATGCAAGGCTGTTCGAGAAGCCAAGAATGACGGAAGATG TGAACCTGAGCAGGTTGCGATGGACAGACTTATTGAGTTGTCATACAAGAAACTTTTG GCTACCAAAGGAAGCTTTGCTTCTAAACATGGGATTGCTAAAGTGTCGAAACAATTTGCTTTGGCTTTTGTCAAGAGGTCCCTCGCAAGATGTCGGATGTTTGAAGATTTAGGCGCTAGCTGTTTTTCTGAGCCTCCGTTTCGAGAAATTATTCACGCTACTCCACCTCGGTCCAATGAAACAGAGCCCCTTTCTAACCTGGGAGTTGCAAAGG ATGGTATTTCATCGGATGCTTTTGCAACTTTGACTAATCAATCTGATCATGCATTTGCTAAAAAAGGGCCCATATCGAACAGAGGGAAGAAAAAAGAAGCATTGCTTGATGTTGGGGGGGATGCCTTTAGAGCCACGCCTGCTTTTGGCAGTTTGGGTGGTGCGAAGGGCAAGAGAAGTGAAAGGGACAGAGATAGAGACACTTCAACCAGAAACACCGTCACCAAAGCTGGGCGGGCAACTATGGCCAGCTCTAAAGGTGACCGGAAAACAAAATCGAAGCCCAAGCAGAAAACTGCTCAACTTTGTACATCAGGTAATGGGTTTGTTAATAAACTCACAGACGCCACAAATCCGATCTGTACCTTGGCCAGCGGTTCTGGTGACTCAGGCAACGATATTGGCAACAGGAAACGAGACGTTAGATTTAAATCGACAGGTAATATCCCCCCAAGTTCAgcaaaagaaacaaaagaatcaGCGGACGCCACAAACTTGTCATTAAATGATATCAACGGTATGGAGGATCTAGGCATTGATTCTGAGGTTGGTGTGCCACAGGATTTCAATTCTTGGttcagtttggatgaggaagtGGGCCaagaacatgattttattggCCTACCGACTCCTATGGATGAGCTTGcagatatattttga
- the LOC140989926 gene encoding uncharacterized protein, whose translation MEVAKGVQRWVVDISKWKPSVNHLSFFISLLPQHEHSSINRFVKLEDQKRALVSRLLQYALVHQILGIAFDEIIIRRTVEGKPYLVCENTEIGFPNFNFNASHHGDYVAIASEPLCLVGLDIVSHSIPTNETAQEFIQNFSSYFSSLEWYHIISGGSSDEKLKIFYRYWCLKEAYVKALGTGVGYKLDDVEFHHTGWENISAKVAGIELKDWKFWLLELDQHHSLSIARGHPRTAISSYKSTLKQTEFDKGVYNMGLHLPNSSFIFLNVEDLVPVQRKLDRLSLDLYRNHLEFKNGDYEEEVRFSEL comes from the exons atggaagtGGCAAAGGGGGTTCAGAGATGGGTTGTTGACATATCCAAGTGGAAGCCTTCTGTCAATCACTTGTCATTTTTCATTTCCCTTCTTCCTCAGCATGAGCACTCCTCCATCAACAG GTTTGTGAAATTGGAGGATCAAAAACGTGCTCTAGTAAGCCGGTTGTTGCAGTATGCCCTTGTTCATCAAATACTAGGGATCGCATTTGATGAAATCATCATTCGGCGCACGGTGGAGGGAAAACCTTATTTG GTTTGTGAAAACACGGAGATTGGatttccaaattttaattttaatgcaTCCCATCATGGCGACTACGTTGCAATAGCATCAGAACCTTTATGCCTTGTGGGTTTGGATATCGTTTCTCATTCCATTCCTACAAATGAAACAGCTCAGGAGTTCATTCAAAACTTCTCTTCATACTTCTCTAGTTTAGAATGGTATCATATTATCAGTGGTGGTTCTTCGGATGAGAAGCTGAAAATATTTTACAG ATATTGGTGTCTGAAAGAAGCTTATGTCAAGGCCTTAGGTACTGGTGTAGGTTACAAGTTGGATGATGTTGAATTCCACCATACGGGTTGGGAAAACATATCTGCCAAAGTTGCGGGAATAGAGTTGAAAGATTGGAAATTCTGGCTACTAGAACTGGACCAACACCATTCG TTATCCATTGCCAGAGGCCATCCAAGAACGGCCATCTCTAGTTACAAGAGCACGCTAAAACAGACTGAATTTGACAAGGGCGTGTACAACATGGGGCTCCATCTTCCAAATTCgagtttcatatttttgaatgtCGAGGATCTTGTACCGGTTCAGCGTAAGCTGGACAGGTTATCCCTTGATTTATACAGAAACCATCTTGAATTCAAAAATGGTGACTATGAGGAGGAAGTCAGGTTTTCGGAGTTATAA
- the LOC140990090 gene encoding uncharacterized protein, whose product MATEYKLESSESFYDLPPESFSIPIDNEQVWYHRHALMQRKTSRKLGFHHASNSFSHHSELRFDRKTKASVLHNAKISCVVRGNLGENKVGKLRLFRSRSEPKGNMAPQVSEPGSPRVSCTGKVGLKSGDGKKTGFSRLFGSLFPTGSGKRQSRKKQNGNGG is encoded by the coding sequence ATGGCAACTGAATATAAATTAGAATCATCCGAAAGCTTCTACGATCTTCCTCCAGAATCATTTTCTATCCCGATAGACAACGAGCAAGTTTGGTATCATCGTCATGCACTCATGCAACGTAAAACATCTCGGAAACTCGGTTTTCATCACGCTTCCAACTCGTTTTCTCATCATTCTGAACTCCGATTCGATCGAAAAACCAAAGCATCGGTGCTTCATAATGCTAAGATATCATGTGTTGTTAGAGGCAATCTTGGGGAGAACAAGGTCGGAAAGTTGAGGTTGTTTAGGAGCCGGTCTGAACCGAAAGGAAATATGGCTCCACAGGTTTCTGAGCCGGGGTCGCCTCGGGTTTCTTGTACCGGAAAGGTTGGGTTGAAGAGCGGTGACGGTAAGAAAACTGGGTTTTCGAGATTGTTCGGTTCATTGTTTCCAACGGGGTCCGGGAAACGTCAATCAAGGAAAAAGCAAAACGGCAATGGTGGTTGA
- the LOC140990636 gene encoding vesicle-associated membrane protein 727-like — protein MSPKGLIYSFVAKGTVVLAEHTPYSGNFSTIAVQCLQKLPSNSSKYTYSCDGHTFNFLLDNGFVFLVVADESMGRSVPFIFLKKVKDDFKQRYGESIKNDDQHPLADDDEDDDLFEDRFSIAYNLDREFGPRLKEHMEYCMNHPEEINKLSKLKTQITEVKGIMMDNIEKVLDRGEKIELLVDKTENLQFQADSFQRQGRQLRRKMWLQNLHMKLMVGGAVLVLLFIIWFIFH, from the exons ATGAGTCCAAAAGGTTTGATTTACAGCTTTGTTGCGAAAGGGACTGTTGTTCTGGCCGAGCACACGCCTTATTCTGGAAACTTTAGTACAATTGCCGTCCAATGCTTGCAAAAGCTTCCTTCTAATAGCAGCAAGTATACTTACTCATGCGATGGTCACACGTTCAATTTCCTCCTCGACAATGGATTTG TCTTCCTCGTTGTTGCGGACGAATCAATGGGAAGAAGTGTACCTTTCATATTTCTTAAGAAAGTGAAGGATGATTTCAAACAACGGTATGGAGAGAGCATCAAGAACGATGATCAACACCCTCTAGCAGATGATGATGAGGACGATGATTTGTTTGAGGATCGATTTAGCATTGCGTATAATCTTGACCGGGAATTTGG GCCAAGGCTTAAAGAGCACATGGAATATTGCATGAATCATCCTGAAGAAATCAATAAGCTATCCAAATTGAAGACACAAATCACAGAGGTCAAAGGGATCATGATGGACAATATAGAGAAG GTTTTGGATCGTGGTGAGAAGATTGAACTACTGGTTGATAAAACAGAAAATCTTCAGTTCCAG GCTGACAGCTTCCAAAGGCAAGGAAGGCAGCTACGCCGTAAAATGTGGCTGCAAAATCTTCACATGAAGCTGATGGTTGGAGGAGCTGTTCTTGTCCTACTCTTCATCATCTGGTTTATATTTCACTAA